From Panicum hallii strain FIL2 chromosome 2, PHallii_v3.1, whole genome shotgun sequence, a single genomic window includes:
- the LOC112882129 gene encoding transcription termination factor MTEF18, mitochondrial: MSIRAALHLRRLFSTDAALTPPKLRNLPYRLRHAAVPAARAAVSEYLHSTRCLPSSHADSIVAHSPRSLLSFLAALPAVPGSLPTAELPSLLRRHLSFHPLNELPFFLESIGAPAAAPPRSDLMFLADHPTLLDAVAALAHFGFPWSRLGLLFPAVLLDVPPDLISARLTALEARLHRLPRAAIIAACLTFPSLLERDLSDCDPLVKDLGATFRGLGPDLGASNDIDAFSGVCRRMRMFYDAGAEIGSIGGLAGSSWRVFLELREKRIAERLWFFKDLGMPGKELGRFLLSNAKLFDHDFSDVVISVPEYLLRVGLVEDEVNAAIEKHPYVVGKNQLENLPRVLRAMKLEHRFLEKISVGGENLRYLSPYFALEVDSYDAEVERAFLDGMAKVKADKKAQHVDSKLEFLKSIGYGENEIATKVIPVLHSTKDFLQERFDYLLERGVEYTMLCRILTVFPKVLNQGKDMLNEKLNYLTEELGYSIEYLDCFPAFLCFDLENRVKPRYTMLRWLREHGLLRKQLAPATVLANSEKRFITTLHLVHPAVPKLWLESFSSRMHMECYLKNIYHQHSDNK, from the coding sequence atGTCGATCCGCGCCGCGCTCCACCTCCGCCGCTTGTTCTCCACGGACGCCGCCCTCACGCCGCCGAAGCTGCGGAACCTACCCTACCGCCTCCGCCACGCCGCCGTcccggccgcgcgcgccgccgtctCCGAGTACCTCCACTCCACGCGCTGCCTCCCGTCCTCCCACGCCGACTCCATCGTCGCGCACTCCCCGCGctccctcctctccttcctcgCCGCGCTCCCTGCCGTGCCGGGCTCCCTCCCCACCGCGGAGCTCCCTtccctcctccgccgccacctcagCTTTCACCCGCTCAACGAGCTCCCCTTCTTCCTCGAATCAATCGGcgcgcccgccgcggcgcccccCCGCTCCGACCTCATGTTCCTCGCCGACCACCCCACTCTGCTCGACGCCGTCGCCGCGCTCGCGCACTTCGGATTCCCATGGTCACGCCTCGGTCTCCTCTTCCCCGCCGTCCTCCTCGACGTGCCCCCGGACCTTATCTCAGCTCGCCTCACCGCTCTCGAGGCCCGCCTCCACcggctcccgcgcgccgccatCATCGCTGCCTGCCTCACCTTCCCATCGCTTCTTGAGCGCGATCTATCCGATTGCGACCCACTCGTTAAGGATCTCGGCGCCACGTTCAGAGGATTGGGTCCGGATTTGGGGGCAAGCAATGACATTGACGCGTTCTCGGGCGTGTGCCGGAGGATGCGGATGTTCTATGATGCCGGGGCAGAGATTGGTAGCATTGGGGGACTTGCCGGCAGCAGCTGGAGAGTGTTTCTTGAGCTCAGGGAAAAGAGGATTGCTGAGAGGTTATGGTTCTTCAAGGATCTTGGGATGCCCGGGAAGGAGCTGGGAAGGTTCTTGCTAAGCAATGCCAAGCTTTTTGATCATGATTTCTCTGATGTAGTGATCTCGGTGCCAGAGTATCTGCTGAGGGTTGGTTTGGTGGAGGATGAGGTTAATGCGGCTATAGAGAAACATCCATATGTTGTTGGGAAGAACCAGCTGGAGAACCTCCCCAGGGTGCTGCGGGCAATGAAGCTGGAGCATCGGTTCCTGGAGAAGATCTCGGTTGGTGGGGAGAACTTGCGTTATTTATCACCTTATTTTGCTTTGGAGGTTGATAGCTATGATGCAGAGGTTGAGAGGGCTTTCTTGGATGGGATGGCTAAGGTCAAGGCTGACAAGAAAGCACAGCATGTGGACAGCAAGCTGGAGTTCTTGAAAAGCATTGGGTATGGTGAGAACGAGATAGCCACCAAGGTGATTCCTGTCCTTCACAGCACTAAGGATTTCCTGCAGGAGCGGTTTGACTACCTTCTGGAAAGAGGGGTGGAGTATACAATGCTGTGTCGGATCTTGACTGTTTTTCCAAAGGTGCTGAACCAGGGCAAGGATATGCTCAATGAGAAGTTGAATTATCTCACAGAGGAGCTGGGCTACTCCATAGAGTACCTTGATTGCTTCCCTGCATTTCTGTGCTTTGATTTGGAGAACAGGGTCAAGCCTAGGTATACAATGCTTCGGTGGCTCCGAGAGCATGGCCTACTTAGAAAACAATTAGCCCCTGCAACAGTGCTTGCTAACTCGGAGAAGAGATTCATTACTACTCTCCACCTTGTGCATCCTGCAGTTCCAAAGTTGTGGCTTGAGAGCTTCTCTTCAAGAATGCATATGGAGTgttatctcaagaatatttatCATCAGCATTCAGACAACAAATAG